One genomic segment of Synergistaceae bacterium includes these proteins:
- the ygfK gene encoding putative selenate reductase subunit YgfK: MSHIMRPQLFEDLLRWVAGEYQSTDSIFGIHKSLFYVPKKNAPYSTEIFGHRLLTPFGPAAGPNSQLTQNIVASWLGGARFIELKTVQVMDELELGRPCIDMADEGYNAEWSQELKLEQSVQEYVKAWVLLHVLQRMLGWEKLPFGTVFNMSAGYNLEGIKSPRMQRFMDTLTKAEEPIARYKAILDRDFPQYADIEVPSQLVNSVTLSTMHGCPPDEIQKIGLYFLEEKGLHLILKLNPTLLGKKEAMKILHEDLGYKDIDIHDDTFDHDLQYPRALEIVSTLKNRAKELGLFFGVKLTNTFAMVNYRGVMPGEEMYMSGRSLFPISMQLFERVSERFGGNLPVSYSAGADELNVPALFACGAMPVTMASDLLKPGGYAKFRPCIEALEGAMEKAGATTLKEFASDRLETLKNTAKDALSNPRYKKSAFEGVPKVTSELRLFDCVTAPCMGSCAVCQDVPAYAWRIAQGDFDGALAVILRKNPLPGVTGHVCTHLCQSTCTRNNYDSPVAIRALKRFAAEREQSPSKTPDAKRDTKETEQKVAVIGAGPSGLAAGAYLALAGVDVTIFEEMPRAGGMMALAPEFRLPKEVMDADVRRIMDLGVKIELNHKITEPPENLLEKGFDAVYVACGFPEDARFSLPISVPGGDALEASASVFTSMKLLKSVALGKELDLGKKTIVIGGGNTAMDVARTASRLTGNPVTVVYRRTRTEMPAIQEERDLVFEEGNELVELADPCGVVVENGKVTGLECRKCRLGDPDASGRRAPIPTEEKFVVKGDSIVIAVGQGSEKELFHGSRVITKKNGAVEIRSKYSDSAGMTSVCGVFAGGDATRTPAIVIQGCADGARAAKAICCQLGILNSSETANEKLPPLTEREILEVKASRTHKSFQHKESHLPLSERKGFDLVERTLSPEDAQAEARRCLQCATFCDKCVEVCPNRANVSYKVTPIKVDVPRICSEDGTAVIVGTEQVEISQSRQVLHIDDFCNECGNCATFCVHEGHPYRDKPRLVLNGPDFAAQDDNVFQIDGNVLRRREGGRESRLTIERGGYLYENESLSVELDNGFAVRSLTPRGHVEECSLRDAVEMAVMFNGIRASAPYLNSIPYLNSIKGLKMG; encoded by the coding sequence ATGTCGCATATCATGAGACCGCAGTTGTTCGAAGACCTGCTTCGTTGGGTTGCGGGAGAGTATCAATCGACGGATTCGATTTTCGGCATCCACAAATCGCTTTTTTATGTTCCAAAGAAAAACGCGCCTTATTCCACCGAGATTTTCGGTCACCGGCTCTTGACTCCTTTTGGTCCAGCGGCGGGACCAAATAGTCAGTTGACCCAAAATATCGTAGCGAGCTGGTTGGGCGGAGCGCGCTTTATAGAGTTAAAAACCGTTCAGGTCATGGACGAGCTGGAGCTAGGCCGTCCATGCATCGATATGGCGGACGAGGGGTACAACGCCGAATGGTCCCAGGAACTGAAGTTGGAGCAGTCCGTACAAGAATACGTCAAAGCCTGGGTGTTGCTCCACGTGTTGCAGCGGATGCTGGGTTGGGAAAAACTTCCTTTCGGGACCGTCTTCAACATGAGCGCGGGGTACAACCTGGAGGGAATCAAGAGTCCTCGTATGCAACGATTCATGGACACGCTGACAAAAGCGGAGGAGCCCATTGCCAGGTATAAAGCGATCCTTGATAGGGATTTTCCACAGTACGCGGATATCGAGGTGCCCTCCCAGTTGGTGAACAGCGTGACTCTATCCACCATGCACGGTTGCCCTCCAGATGAAATACAGAAAATCGGGCTCTATTTCCTGGAGGAGAAGGGCCTTCATCTGATCCTGAAGCTCAACCCGACGCTTCTGGGCAAAAAAGAAGCTATGAAGATTCTACACGAGGATCTGGGCTATAAAGACATTGATATTCACGACGATACCTTCGACCACGACCTCCAATATCCCCGGGCTCTGGAAATCGTTTCCACTCTCAAGAACCGAGCAAAAGAGCTGGGGCTTTTCTTTGGCGTCAAACTGACCAACACTTTTGCGATGGTCAATTATCGCGGGGTCATGCCGGGCGAGGAAATGTATATGTCAGGCCGCTCTCTCTTTCCGATCAGCATGCAGCTTTTTGAACGCGTCTCCGAGCGCTTCGGAGGAAATTTACCCGTATCCTACTCAGCCGGAGCCGATGAATTGAACGTGCCCGCCCTATTCGCCTGCGGCGCCATGCCGGTCACGATGGCCTCCGATCTTCTAAAGCCAGGGGGGTACGCGAAGTTCCGTCCCTGCATCGAGGCACTGGAGGGCGCGATGGAGAAGGCGGGGGCGACAACTCTGAAAGAATTCGCGAGTGATCGCCTAGAAACCCTTAAAAACACGGCAAAAGACGCCCTTTCCAACCCTCGTTATAAAAAGAGCGCTTTTGAGGGCGTGCCCAAAGTCACTTCCGAGTTAAGGCTTTTCGACTGCGTGACGGCTCCCTGTATGGGAAGCTGCGCGGTGTGTCAGGACGTGCCAGCCTACGCCTGGCGGATCGCCCAAGGGGATTTCGACGGTGCTTTGGCCGTCATCCTCCGCAAGAATCCGCTACCTGGGGTGACAGGACATGTCTGCACTCACCTTTGTCAAAGTACCTGTACCCGTAATAACTACGATAGTCCCGTGGCCATTCGCGCTCTCAAGCGGTTCGCCGCGGAGCGAGAGCAGAGCCCAAGCAAAACCCCGGACGCGAAACGGGACACGAAGGAGACCGAGCAGAAGGTGGCCGTCATCGGAGCGGGACCTTCAGGGCTGGCCGCGGGCGCGTATCTGGCCTTGGCGGGTGTGGATGTCACGATCTTCGAGGAAATGCCGAGAGCGGGCGGCATGATGGCCCTTGCTCCGGAGTTTCGTCTGCCGAAAGAAGTTATGGACGCGGACGTCCGGCGCATCATGGATCTGGGGGTCAAGATCGAGCTGAATCACAAAATCACCGAGCCCCCTGAAAACCTCCTAGAAAAGGGTTTCGACGCCGTCTACGTGGCCTGTGGTTTTCCTGAGGACGCGCGTTTCTCCCTTCCGATCTCCGTTCCTGGCGGGGACGCCCTGGAGGCTTCCGCGTCGGTCTTCACCTCCATGAAATTGCTCAAGTCCGTGGCGCTGGGGAAAGAGCTGGATCTGGGTAAAAAAACGATCGTCATCGGCGGCGGCAACACCGCGATGGACGTGGCACGCACGGCTTCGCGCCTGACGGGCAACCCGGTAACCGTCGTCTATCGCCGTACTCGGACCGAGATGCCGGCCATCCAAGAGGAGCGGGATTTGGTCTTCGAGGAGGGCAACGAGCTGGTGGAGCTGGCGGATCCCTGTGGAGTCGTCGTCGAGAACGGCAAGGTGACGGGGCTAGAGTGCAGAAAGTGTCGCTTGGGAGACCCCGACGCCTCTGGCCGGCGCGCGCCGATACCCACGGAGGAGAAGTTTGTCGTCAAGGGTGACTCCATCGTGATCGCGGTAGGGCAGGGATCTGAGAAGGAGCTTTTTCATGGAAGCCGGGTGATCACCAAAAAGAACGGCGCGGTGGAGATTCGCTCCAAATATTCTGACTCCGCCGGCATGACGTCGGTTTGCGGTGTTTTCGCGGGCGGTGATGCTACCCGAACCCCGGCTATCGTCATTCAGGGCTGCGCGGACGGCGCGAGGGCCGCCAAGGCCATCTGTTGTCAGTTGGGGATTTTGAATTCGAGTGAAACCGCGAACGAAAAATTACCGCCTTTGACTGAGAGAGAGATCTTGGAGGTCAAGGCTTCACGTACCCATAAAAGTTTCCAGCACAAGGAATCACATTTGCCTCTCTCGGAGCGCAAGGGCTTCGATCTGGTGGAGCGGACCCTTTCACCCGAAGATGCCCAGGCCGAGGCTCGCCGGTGCCTGCAATGCGCCACGTTCTGCGACAAATGCGTGGAGGTCTGCCCCAACCGAGCCAACGTCTCCTACAAGGTGACGCCGATCAAGGTGGATGTACCGAGAATTTGTTCCGAGGACGGAACCGCGGTGATCGTGGGGACGGAACAGGTGGAAATTTCTCAATCGCGTCAGGTTCTCCACATCGACGACTTTTGCAACGAGTGCGGCAACTGCGCCACGTTCTGCGTCCACGAAGGGCATCCTTATCGGGATAAACCGAGGCTGGTGCTCAACGGACCCGATTTCGCGGCACAGGACGACAATGTGTTTCAAATCGACGGCAACGTTCTCCGGCGCCGGGAGGGAGGCAGAGAAAGCCGCCTCACGATCGAGCGGGGAGGCTACCTTTACGAAAACGAATCGCTTTCCGTAGAACTGGACAACGGGTTCGCCGTCCGGAGCTTGACGCCGAGAGGCCATGTAGAGGAGTGTTCGTTGCGTGATGCCGTGGAGATGGCCGTGATGTTCAATGGAATCAGAGCTTCGGCACCTTATCTAAATTCAATACCTTATCTAAATTCAATAAAAGGCCTAAAGATGGGGTAG